One region of Vitis vinifera cultivar Pinot Noir 40024 chromosome 1, ASM3070453v1 genomic DNA includes:
- the LOC100249520 gene encoding amine oxidase [copper-containing] zeta, peroxisomal isoform X2, producing the protein MAAATEKATTCCIEDAKPAPVRKASNVLQDWSVAGSAPSEDQISKRATVATLIRSVDSLPQPAANPTATKGIPIMLRAQTSHPLDPLSAAEISVAVATVRAAGATPEVRDSMRFVEVVLVEPEKHVVALADAYFFPPFQPSLLPRTKGGPVIPKVHAATRGGHHRGKVISSKVVADVQPPMDAVEYAECEAVVKDFPPFREAMKKRGIEDMDLVMVDPWCVGYHSDADAPSRRLAKPLIFCRTESDCPMENGYARPVEGIYVLVDMQNMVVVEFEDRKLVPLPPADPLRNYTPGETRGGVDRSDVKPLQIIQPEGPSFRVNGYFVEWQKWNFRIGFTPREGLVIYSVAYIDGSRGRRSVAHRLSFVEMVVPYGDPNDPHYRKNAFDAGEDGLGKNAHSLKKGCDCLGYIKYFDAHFTNFTGGIETIENCVCLHEEDHGMLWKHQDWRTGLAEVRRSRRLTVSFVCTVANYEYGFFWHFYQDGKIEAEVKLTGILSLGALQPGEIRKYGTTIAPGLYAPVHQHFFVARMDMAVDCKPGETFNQVVEVNVKVEEPGKNNVHNNAFYAEEKLLRSEMQAMRDCNPLSARHWIIRNTRTVNRTGQLTGYKLVPGSNCLPLAGSEAKFLRRAAFLKHNLWVTPYARDEMYPGGEFPNQNPRVGEGLATWVNQNRSLEETDIVLWYVFGVTHIPRLEDWPVMPVEHIGFRLMPHGFFNCSPAVDVPPSTCELDLKDNGVTGKPIQNGLLAKL; encoded by the exons ATGGCCGCAGCTACGGAAAAGGCGACGACTTGTTGCATTGAGGACGCCAAGCCAGCTCCGGTTAGGAAGGCTTCCAACGTCTTGCAGGACTGGAGCGTCGCCGGTTCTGCTCCCTCTGAGGATCAGATCAGCAAGAGAGCGACCGTGGCGACGCTGATTCGTTCGGTTGACTCACTCCCTCAACCCGCTGCTAATCCTACTGCTACCAAAG GGATTCCAATCATGTTGAGAGCTCAGACCAGCCACCCTTTGGACCCTTTATCCGCTGCTGAAATCTCAGTGGCAGTGGCAACTGTCAGAGCAGCTGGAGCAACCCCTGAG GTCAGAGATAGCATGCGGTTTGTTGAAGTGGTTCTGGTGGAACCAGAAAAACATGTTGTTGCACTGGCAGATGCATATTTCTTCCCTCCTTTCCAGCCATCATTGCTCCCCAGAACAAAAGGTGGACCAGTAATTCCTA AAGTGCATGCAGCAACTCGAGGTGGCCACCACAGGGGCAAGGTCATTTCATCCAAAGTTGTTGCTGATGTCCAGCCTCCTATG GATGCTGTAGAATATGCTGAATGTGAAGCTGTTGTAAAGGATTTTCCTCCATTTCGGGAGGCAATGAAGAAAAGGGGTATTGAGGATATGGATCTTGTGATGGTAGATCCCTG GTGTGTTGGATATCACAGTGATGCTGATGCTCCTAGTCGTAGACTTGCGAAACCACTTATCTTTTGTCGAACCGAGAGTGATTGTCCAATGGAAAATGGTTATGCTCGTCCAGTTGAAGGTATATATGTTCTTGTTGATATGCAAAATATGGTGGTGGTTGAGTTTGAAGACCGTAAACTCGTTCCCCTACCTCCAGCTGATCCACTAAGAAATTACACTCCTGGTGAGACACGTGGAGGTGTTGATCGAAGTGATGTGAAACCCTTGCAAATCATTCAACCTGAAGGACCTAGCTTTCGTGTTAATGGGTACTTTGTTGAATGGCAGAAG TGGAATTTTCGTATTGGTTTCACCCCCAGAGAGGGTTTGGTTATTTATTCTGTTGCATATATTGATGGTAGTCGAGGTCGAAGATCTGTGGCCCATAGGTTAAGTTTCGTTGAGATGGTGGTTCCTTATGGGGATCCAAATGATCCCCATTATAGAAAGAATGCATTTGATGCTGGTGAAGATGGGCTGGGTAAAAATGCACATTCTCTAAAGAAG GGCTGTGATTGCTTAGGATATATCAAGTACTTTGACGCACATTTTACAAATTTCACTGGTGGTATcgaaacaattgaaaattgtgTTTGCTTGCATGAAGAGGATCATGGAATGTTATGGAAGCATCAAGATTGGAGAACAGGTCTAGCAGAGGTTCGTCGTTCTAGAAGGCTAACAGTGTCTTTTGTATGCACTGTTGCAAACTATGAGTACGGATTCTTCTGGCATTTTTATCAG GATGGAAAAATTGAAGCTGAGGTTAAACTCACAGGAATTCTCAGCTTAGGAGCCCTGCAACCAGGGGAAATCCGAAAATATGGTACAACTATTGCACCTGGATTATATGCACCAGTCCATCAGCACTTCTTTGTAGCTCGTATGGACATGGCTGTTGATTGTAAGCCTGGGGAGACATTCAATCAG GTTGTTGAGGTCAATGTTAAAGTTGAAGAACCAGGGAAGAATAATGTTCATAACAATGCATTCTATGCTGAAGAGAAACTGCTTAGGTCTGAAATGCAAGCAATGCGTGATTGCAATCCTTTATCTGCCCGACACTGGATT ATCAGAAACACAAGAACTGTCAACAGGACTGGGCAGCTAACAGGTTACAAGCTGGTACCTGGTTCAAATTGTTTACCATTAGCTGGTTCTGAGGCAAAATTTTTGAGAAGAGCTGCTTTCTTGAAGCATAATCTTTGGGTCACACCTTATGCACGTGATGAGATGTATCCAGGAGGAGAGTTTCCTAATCAAAATCCACGTGTGGGGGAGGGATTGGCTACTTGGGTTAACCAGAATAGATCGTTGGAAGAAACAGACATAGTTCTTTG GTATGTATTTGGAGTGACACACATTCCTCGCCTGGAAGACTGGCCTGTCATGCCAGTGGAGCACATTGGTTTTAGGCTCATG CCTCATGGGTTCTTTAACTGCTCACCAGCGGTGGATGTCCCTCCCAGCACATGTGAGCTGGACCTAAAGGACAATGGGGTGACGGGGAAGCCTATCCAGAATGGATTACTAGCAAAGCTCTGA
- the LOC100249520 gene encoding amine oxidase [copper-containing] zeta, peroxisomal isoform X1, whose protein sequence is MAAATEKATTCCIEDAKPAPVRKASNVLQDWSVAGSAPSEDQISKRATVATLIRSVDSLPQPAANPTATKGIPIMLRAQTSHPLDPLSAAEISVAVATVRAAGATPEVRDSMRFVEVVLVEPEKHVVALADAYFFPPFQPSLLPRTKGGPVIPSKLPPRQARLVVYNKRSNETSIWIVELSEVHAATRGGHHRGKVISSKVVADVQPPMDAVEYAECEAVVKDFPPFREAMKKRGIEDMDLVMVDPWCVGYHSDADAPSRRLAKPLIFCRTESDCPMENGYARPVEGIYVLVDMQNMVVVEFEDRKLVPLPPADPLRNYTPGETRGGVDRSDVKPLQIIQPEGPSFRVNGYFVEWQKWNFRIGFTPREGLVIYSVAYIDGSRGRRSVAHRLSFVEMVVPYGDPNDPHYRKNAFDAGEDGLGKNAHSLKKGCDCLGYIKYFDAHFTNFTGGIETIENCVCLHEEDHGMLWKHQDWRTGLAEVRRSRRLTVSFVCTVANYEYGFFWHFYQDGKIEAEVKLTGILSLGALQPGEIRKYGTTIAPGLYAPVHQHFFVARMDMAVDCKPGETFNQVVEVNVKVEEPGKNNVHNNAFYAEEKLLRSEMQAMRDCNPLSARHWIIRNTRTVNRTGQLTGYKLVPGSNCLPLAGSEAKFLRRAAFLKHNLWVTPYARDEMYPGGEFPNQNPRVGEGLATWVNQNRSLEETDIVLWYVFGVTHIPRLEDWPVMPVEHIGFRLMPHGFFNCSPAVDVPPSTCELDLKDNGVTGKPIQNGLLAKL, encoded by the exons ATGGCCGCAGCTACGGAAAAGGCGACGACTTGTTGCATTGAGGACGCCAAGCCAGCTCCGGTTAGGAAGGCTTCCAACGTCTTGCAGGACTGGAGCGTCGCCGGTTCTGCTCCCTCTGAGGATCAGATCAGCAAGAGAGCGACCGTGGCGACGCTGATTCGTTCGGTTGACTCACTCCCTCAACCCGCTGCTAATCCTACTGCTACCAAAG GGATTCCAATCATGTTGAGAGCTCAGACCAGCCACCCTTTGGACCCTTTATCCGCTGCTGAAATCTCAGTGGCAGTGGCAACTGTCAGAGCAGCTGGAGCAACCCCTGAG GTCAGAGATAGCATGCGGTTTGTTGAAGTGGTTCTGGTGGAACCAGAAAAACATGTTGTTGCACTGGCAGATGCATATTTCTTCCCTCCTTTCCAGCCATCATTGCTCCCCAGAACAAAAGGTGGACCAGTAATTCCTAGTAAGCTTCCTCCAAGGCAAGCTAGACTTGTCGTTTACAACAAAAGGTCAAATGAGACAAGCATATGGATTGTTGAACTTTCAGAAGTGCATGCAGCAACTCGAGGTGGCCACCACAGGGGCAAGGTCATTTCATCCAAAGTTGTTGCTGATGTCCAGCCTCCTATG GATGCTGTAGAATATGCTGAATGTGAAGCTGTTGTAAAGGATTTTCCTCCATTTCGGGAGGCAATGAAGAAAAGGGGTATTGAGGATATGGATCTTGTGATGGTAGATCCCTG GTGTGTTGGATATCACAGTGATGCTGATGCTCCTAGTCGTAGACTTGCGAAACCACTTATCTTTTGTCGAACCGAGAGTGATTGTCCAATGGAAAATGGTTATGCTCGTCCAGTTGAAGGTATATATGTTCTTGTTGATATGCAAAATATGGTGGTGGTTGAGTTTGAAGACCGTAAACTCGTTCCCCTACCTCCAGCTGATCCACTAAGAAATTACACTCCTGGTGAGACACGTGGAGGTGTTGATCGAAGTGATGTGAAACCCTTGCAAATCATTCAACCTGAAGGACCTAGCTTTCGTGTTAATGGGTACTTTGTTGAATGGCAGAAG TGGAATTTTCGTATTGGTTTCACCCCCAGAGAGGGTTTGGTTATTTATTCTGTTGCATATATTGATGGTAGTCGAGGTCGAAGATCTGTGGCCCATAGGTTAAGTTTCGTTGAGATGGTGGTTCCTTATGGGGATCCAAATGATCCCCATTATAGAAAGAATGCATTTGATGCTGGTGAAGATGGGCTGGGTAAAAATGCACATTCTCTAAAGAAG GGCTGTGATTGCTTAGGATATATCAAGTACTTTGACGCACATTTTACAAATTTCACTGGTGGTATcgaaacaattgaaaattgtgTTTGCTTGCATGAAGAGGATCATGGAATGTTATGGAAGCATCAAGATTGGAGAACAGGTCTAGCAGAGGTTCGTCGTTCTAGAAGGCTAACAGTGTCTTTTGTATGCACTGTTGCAAACTATGAGTACGGATTCTTCTGGCATTTTTATCAG GATGGAAAAATTGAAGCTGAGGTTAAACTCACAGGAATTCTCAGCTTAGGAGCCCTGCAACCAGGGGAAATCCGAAAATATGGTACAACTATTGCACCTGGATTATATGCACCAGTCCATCAGCACTTCTTTGTAGCTCGTATGGACATGGCTGTTGATTGTAAGCCTGGGGAGACATTCAATCAG GTTGTTGAGGTCAATGTTAAAGTTGAAGAACCAGGGAAGAATAATGTTCATAACAATGCATTCTATGCTGAAGAGAAACTGCTTAGGTCTGAAATGCAAGCAATGCGTGATTGCAATCCTTTATCTGCCCGACACTGGATT ATCAGAAACACAAGAACTGTCAACAGGACTGGGCAGCTAACAGGTTACAAGCTGGTACCTGGTTCAAATTGTTTACCATTAGCTGGTTCTGAGGCAAAATTTTTGAGAAGAGCTGCTTTCTTGAAGCATAATCTTTGGGTCACACCTTATGCACGTGATGAGATGTATCCAGGAGGAGAGTTTCCTAATCAAAATCCACGTGTGGGGGAGGGATTGGCTACTTGGGTTAACCAGAATAGATCGTTGGAAGAAACAGACATAGTTCTTTG GTATGTATTTGGAGTGACACACATTCCTCGCCTGGAAGACTGGCCTGTCATGCCAGTGGAGCACATTGGTTTTAGGCTCATG CCTCATGGGTTCTTTAACTGCTCACCAGCGGTGGATGTCCCTCCCAGCACATGTGAGCTGGACCTAAAGGACAATGGGGTGACGGGGAAGCCTATCCAGAATGGATTACTAGCAAAGCTCTGA
- the LOC100249520 gene encoding amine oxidase [copper-containing] zeta, peroxisomal isoform X3: MLRAQTSHPLDPLSAAEISVAVATVRAAGATPEVRDSMRFVEVVLVEPEKHVVALADAYFFPPFQPSLLPRTKGGPVIPSKLPPRQARLVVYNKRSNETSIWIVELSEVHAATRGGHHRGKVISSKVVADVQPPMDAVEYAECEAVVKDFPPFREAMKKRGIEDMDLVMVDPWCVGYHSDADAPSRRLAKPLIFCRTESDCPMENGYARPVEGIYVLVDMQNMVVVEFEDRKLVPLPPADPLRNYTPGETRGGVDRSDVKPLQIIQPEGPSFRVNGYFVEWQKWNFRIGFTPREGLVIYSVAYIDGSRGRRSVAHRLSFVEMVVPYGDPNDPHYRKNAFDAGEDGLGKNAHSLKKGCDCLGYIKYFDAHFTNFTGGIETIENCVCLHEEDHGMLWKHQDWRTGLAEVRRSRRLTVSFVCTVANYEYGFFWHFYQDGKIEAEVKLTGILSLGALQPGEIRKYGTTIAPGLYAPVHQHFFVARMDMAVDCKPGETFNQVVEVNVKVEEPGKNNVHNNAFYAEEKLLRSEMQAMRDCNPLSARHWIIRNTRTVNRTGQLTGYKLVPGSNCLPLAGSEAKFLRRAAFLKHNLWVTPYARDEMYPGGEFPNQNPRVGEGLATWVNQNRSLEETDIVLWYVFGVTHIPRLEDWPVMPVEHIGFRLMPHGFFNCSPAVDVPPSTCELDLKDNGVTGKPIQNGLLAKL, from the exons ATGTTGAGAGCTCAGACCAGCCACCCTTTGGACCCTTTATCCGCTGCTGAAATCTCAGTGGCAGTGGCAACTGTCAGAGCAGCTGGAGCAACCCCTGAG GTCAGAGATAGCATGCGGTTTGTTGAAGTGGTTCTGGTGGAACCAGAAAAACATGTTGTTGCACTGGCAGATGCATATTTCTTCCCTCCTTTCCAGCCATCATTGCTCCCCAGAACAAAAGGTGGACCAGTAATTCCTAGTAAGCTTCCTCCAAGGCAAGCTAGACTTGTCGTTTACAACAAAAGGTCAAATGAGACAAGCATATGGATTGTTGAACTTTCAGAAGTGCATGCAGCAACTCGAGGTGGCCACCACAGGGGCAAGGTCATTTCATCCAAAGTTGTTGCTGATGTCCAGCCTCCTATG GATGCTGTAGAATATGCTGAATGTGAAGCTGTTGTAAAGGATTTTCCTCCATTTCGGGAGGCAATGAAGAAAAGGGGTATTGAGGATATGGATCTTGTGATGGTAGATCCCTG GTGTGTTGGATATCACAGTGATGCTGATGCTCCTAGTCGTAGACTTGCGAAACCACTTATCTTTTGTCGAACCGAGAGTGATTGTCCAATGGAAAATGGTTATGCTCGTCCAGTTGAAGGTATATATGTTCTTGTTGATATGCAAAATATGGTGGTGGTTGAGTTTGAAGACCGTAAACTCGTTCCCCTACCTCCAGCTGATCCACTAAGAAATTACACTCCTGGTGAGACACGTGGAGGTGTTGATCGAAGTGATGTGAAACCCTTGCAAATCATTCAACCTGAAGGACCTAGCTTTCGTGTTAATGGGTACTTTGTTGAATGGCAGAAG TGGAATTTTCGTATTGGTTTCACCCCCAGAGAGGGTTTGGTTATTTATTCTGTTGCATATATTGATGGTAGTCGAGGTCGAAGATCTGTGGCCCATAGGTTAAGTTTCGTTGAGATGGTGGTTCCTTATGGGGATCCAAATGATCCCCATTATAGAAAGAATGCATTTGATGCTGGTGAAGATGGGCTGGGTAAAAATGCACATTCTCTAAAGAAG GGCTGTGATTGCTTAGGATATATCAAGTACTTTGACGCACATTTTACAAATTTCACTGGTGGTATcgaaacaattgaaaattgtgTTTGCTTGCATGAAGAGGATCATGGAATGTTATGGAAGCATCAAGATTGGAGAACAGGTCTAGCAGAGGTTCGTCGTTCTAGAAGGCTAACAGTGTCTTTTGTATGCACTGTTGCAAACTATGAGTACGGATTCTTCTGGCATTTTTATCAG GATGGAAAAATTGAAGCTGAGGTTAAACTCACAGGAATTCTCAGCTTAGGAGCCCTGCAACCAGGGGAAATCCGAAAATATGGTACAACTATTGCACCTGGATTATATGCACCAGTCCATCAGCACTTCTTTGTAGCTCGTATGGACATGGCTGTTGATTGTAAGCCTGGGGAGACATTCAATCAG GTTGTTGAGGTCAATGTTAAAGTTGAAGAACCAGGGAAGAATAATGTTCATAACAATGCATTCTATGCTGAAGAGAAACTGCTTAGGTCTGAAATGCAAGCAATGCGTGATTGCAATCCTTTATCTGCCCGACACTGGATT ATCAGAAACACAAGAACTGTCAACAGGACTGGGCAGCTAACAGGTTACAAGCTGGTACCTGGTTCAAATTGTTTACCATTAGCTGGTTCTGAGGCAAAATTTTTGAGAAGAGCTGCTTTCTTGAAGCATAATCTTTGGGTCACACCTTATGCACGTGATGAGATGTATCCAGGAGGAGAGTTTCCTAATCAAAATCCACGTGTGGGGGAGGGATTGGCTACTTGGGTTAACCAGAATAGATCGTTGGAAGAAACAGACATAGTTCTTTG GTATGTATTTGGAGTGACACACATTCCTCGCCTGGAAGACTGGCCTGTCATGCCAGTGGAGCACATTGGTTTTAGGCTCATG CCTCATGGGTTCTTTAACTGCTCACCAGCGGTGGATGTCCCTCCCAGCACATGTGAGCTGGACCTAAAGGACAATGGGGTGACGGGGAAGCCTATCCAGAATGGATTACTAGCAAAGCTCTGA
- the LOC100264922 gene encoding uncharacterized protein LOC100264922, producing the protein MMETREKLIEEQLSGAIQLVERVRAAERDAHSYKFECSEVWKQAGRIGAMVRSVIRIVSSTPFLYERPIRCVVAAVCSTLERALALVRKCKHRSVLRRVVTIINAADFRKVFSLLEASVGDMKWLLNVVDADGGNGVGGIGVSIAPIASNDPILSWVWSYIASVQMGQLPYRIEAANYLVSIAQDNDRNKRIIAQEGGVPPLLKLMKESASPDAQIAATTALLHLADVQERVRLIADELGVPIIVHVLRNSPMRVQTAVANLVARMAELDPFSQEEFAREHVVRPLVTLLSFEIVMNENDPKMSIHSLVQINKEVGESSTVNAKLHLNSCSSMYGEGSGRGGRHNKDRENEKPEVKINLKTSCAEALRMLARGNVSNSKRITETKGLLCLAKLIEKEKGDLQFNCLMTIMEITAIAEYNAELRRAVFKINSPAAKAVVNQLVRLIEEVDSTLLQIPAIRALGSLARTFSARETHVIRALVARLSHWDHDVAMEAAIALGKFACQENYLNAEHADSIIKFGGVTPLMKLMRVNEQTRLHGLILLCHLAIHSGNSESLEQARVLTILEGVQHPMMAQHPDLRELVLQATFLLRMYHNGVLGEGQPYVP; encoded by the coding sequence ATGATGGAAACCAGAGAGAAGCTAATCGAAGAACAACTATCCGGTGCGATCCAGTTGGTGGAGCGAGTTCGGGCGGCGGAGAGGGACGCCCACTCATACAAGTTCGAGTGCTCCGAGGTGTGGAAGCAAGCCGGTCGTATCGGCGCAATGGTCCGGTCGGTTATCCGAATCGTCAGCTCGACTCCGTTTCTCTACGAGCGCCCGATTCGGTGTGTGGTGGCGGCGGTGTGTAGTACTCTGGAGCGCGCCTTGGCACTGGTTCGCAAGTGTAAGCATCGGAGTGTTCTTCGCCGAGTCGTCACCATCATAAACGCGGCTGATTTTCGTAAAGTGTTTAGCCTGCTGGAAGCCTCTGTGGGGGACATGAAATGGCTTCTCAACGTTGTGGACGCTGACGGAGGTAATGGGGTTGGTGGTATTGGTGTTTCTATTGCCCCAATTGCAAGTAATGATCCGATTCTTTCTTGGGTTTGGTCCTATATCGCCTCCGTTCAAATGGGGCAATTGCCATATCGAATTGAGGCCGCCAACTACCTGGTTTCCATAGCACAGGATAATGATCGGAACAAGAGGATTATAGCGCAAGAAGGCGGCGTCCCTCCGCTCTTGAAGCTCATGAAGGAGAGCGCATCACCAGACGCACAAATTGCGGCTACAACAGCTCTTCTTCATTTAGCTGATGTTCAAGAGAGGGTTAGATTGATTGCTGATGAACTGGGGGTTCCGATTATAGTGCATGTTCTTCGTAATTCGCCCATGAGGGTTCAGACAGCGGTGGCCAATTTGGTAGCCAGGATGGCGGAGCTTGACCCCTTTTCTCAGGAGGAGTTTGCCAGGGAGCATGTGGTTAGGCCGCTGGTGACATTGTTGTCTTTCGAGATAGTTATGAATGAAAATGATCCAAAGATGAGTATTCATTCTCTTGTTCAGATTAACAAAGAAGTGGGTGAAAGCTCAACAGTTAACGCCAAACTTCATTTGAATTCATGTTCTTCGATGTATGGGGAAGGTAGTGGTAGAGGTGGGCGTCATAACAAAGACAGGGAGAATGAGAAGCCTGAAGTGAAGATCAACTTGAAAACAAGCTGTGCAGAGGCTTTACGGATGCTTGCAAGAGGGAATGTGTCCAATAGCAAAAGGATAACAGAGACAAAGGGGCTGCTTTGTTTAGCCAAACTCATTGAGAAGGAAAAGGGAGATTTACAATTCAACTGCTTGATGACTATAATGGAGATAACTGCCATAGCTGAGTATAATGCTGAACTTAGACGGGCAGTCTTCAAGATCAATTCTCCTGCTGCAAAAGCCGTTGTCAATCAACTTGTGAGGTTGATTGAAGAGGTCGACAGTACATTATTGCAAATTCCTGCCATAAGAGCTCTTGGTTCACTGGCTCGAACCTTCAGTGCAAGGGAGACTCATGTCATCCGTGCCCTAGTGGCACGACTTAGCCATTGGGACCATGATGTTGCAATGGAAGCTGCCATTGCCCTAGGGAAGTTTGCTTGTCAAGAAAACTACCTTAATGCTGAGCATGCAGACTCAATTATCAAGTTTGGTGGTGTTACACCTCTGATGAAACTAATGAGAGTAAATGAACAAACTCGGCTGCATGGACTGATCCTCCTCTGCCATCTTGCAATACATTCTGGCAATAGTGAGAGTTTGGAACAAGCAAGAGTGTTGACCATTCTTGAAGGGGTGCAACATCCCATGATGGCTCAACATCCTGATTTAAGAGAGTTGGTTTTACAAGCAACATTCCTCCTCAGGATGTACCACAATGGTGTCCTTGGTGAAGGGCAGCCTTATGTGCCATGA
- the LOC100244366 gene encoding F-box protein At1g70590 isoform X1 yields the protein MKQRTWPVKSEGSRFTALRLYSGSGKKEETRLRSKRYSSITIPFRSSREETDFSKLPDDILQKIAATFTLPDLQTASLVCRSWRDSLRPLREAMLLLKWGKRFKHGHGGVRPNIQKALDSFLKGAARGSTLAMVDAGLIYWEMGKKEESIALYRKAAELGDPTAQCNLGISYLHSEPPKREEAAKWLYLSSNAGYVRAQYQLALCLHRGRGMDRNLPEAARWYLKAAEGGYVRAMYNVSLCYSYGEGLVHSHRQARRWMKRAADRGHSKAQFEHGLGLFSEGEMMKAVVYLELATRAGETAAAHVKNVILQQLSVTSRDRAMLLADNWRALPTSH from the exons ATGAAGCAAAGAACATGGCCCGTCAAATCGGAAGGCTCTCGTTTCACCGCCCTCCGTCTATACAGCGGCAGCGGAAAAAAGGAGGAAACCCGCCTCCGTTCCAAAAGGTACAGCTCCATTACAATTCCTTTCAGATCATCAAGGGAGGAAACCGATTTCTCCAAGCTGCCAGATGATATTCTGCAGAAAATCGCTGCCACTTTCACGCTGCCAGACCTCCAAACGGCGTCGTTGGTATGCAGATCATGGAGGGATTCGCTTCGCCCGCTGAGAGAGGCCATGTTGCTCTTGAAATGGGGGAAGCGCTTCAAACACGGCCATGGCGGGGTTCGACCTAACATTCAAAAGGCTCTCGACTCTTTCTTAAAAGGTGCAGCTCGGGGCTCAACCCTGGCTATGGTCGATGCCGGTCTTATTTATTGGGAAATGGGGAAGAAGGAGGAGTCTATAGCCTTGTATCGCAAAGCCGCAGAGCTAGGCGACCCCACCGCTCAGTGCAATTTGGGCATCTCTTACTTGCACT CTGAACCACCAAAACGAGAGGAAGCTGCAAAGTGGTTATATCTATCTTCCAATGCTGGCTATGTCCGTGCTCAATACCAACTTGCTCTTTGTCTGCATCGAGGTCGTGGGATGGATCGCAACCTGCCTGAGGCT GCTAGATGGTATCTGAAAGCTGCAGAAGGTGGGTATGTGCGTGCTATGTATAATGTGTCACTATGCTACTCGTATGGTGAAGGTTTGGTGCATAGTCATCGGCAAGCGAGGAGATGGATGAAGCGAGCTGCTGATCGAGGCCACAGTAAAGCCCAGTTTGAGCATGGACTTGGTCTTTTTTCT GAAGGGGAGATGATGAAAGCTGTAGTCTACCTGGAACTTGCCACCCGAGCTGGCGAAACTGCAGCAGCTCATGTCAAGAATGTAATTCTCCAGCAACTGTCAGTGACTTCTCGTGATCGGGCTATGCTTCTTGCAGACAATTGGCGTGCTTTGCCGACATCTCACTAA
- the LOC100244366 gene encoding F-box protein At1g70590 isoform X2, producing the protein MKQRTWPVKSEGSRFTALRLYSGSGKKEETRLRSKRYSSITIPFRSSREETDFSKLPDDILQKIAATFTLPDLQTASLVCRSWRDSLRPLREAMLLLKWGKRFKHGHGGVRPNIQKALDSFLKGAARGSTLAMVDAGLIYWEMGKKEESIALYRKAAELGDPTAQCNLGISYLHSEPPKREEAAKWLYLSSNAGYVRAQYQLALCLHRGRGMDRNLPEAARWYLKAAEGGYVRAMYNVSLCYSYGEGLVHSHRQARRWMKRAADRGHSKAQFEHGLGLFSLSLKSGL; encoded by the exons ATGAAGCAAAGAACATGGCCCGTCAAATCGGAAGGCTCTCGTTTCACCGCCCTCCGTCTATACAGCGGCAGCGGAAAAAAGGAGGAAACCCGCCTCCGTTCCAAAAGGTACAGCTCCATTACAATTCCTTTCAGATCATCAAGGGAGGAAACCGATTTCTCCAAGCTGCCAGATGATATTCTGCAGAAAATCGCTGCCACTTTCACGCTGCCAGACCTCCAAACGGCGTCGTTGGTATGCAGATCATGGAGGGATTCGCTTCGCCCGCTGAGAGAGGCCATGTTGCTCTTGAAATGGGGGAAGCGCTTCAAACACGGCCATGGCGGGGTTCGACCTAACATTCAAAAGGCTCTCGACTCTTTCTTAAAAGGTGCAGCTCGGGGCTCAACCCTGGCTATGGTCGATGCCGGTCTTATTTATTGGGAAATGGGGAAGAAGGAGGAGTCTATAGCCTTGTATCGCAAAGCCGCAGAGCTAGGCGACCCCACCGCTCAGTGCAATTTGGGCATCTCTTACTTGCACT CTGAACCACCAAAACGAGAGGAAGCTGCAAAGTGGTTATATCTATCTTCCAATGCTGGCTATGTCCGTGCTCAATACCAACTTGCTCTTTGTCTGCATCGAGGTCGTGGGATGGATCGCAACCTGCCTGAGGCT GCTAGATGGTATCTGAAAGCTGCAGAAGGTGGGTATGTGCGTGCTATGTATAATGTGTCACTATGCTACTCGTATGGTGAAGGTTTGGTGCATAGTCATCGGCAAGCGAGGAGATGGATGAAGCGAGCTGCTGATCGAGGCCACAGTAAAGCCCAGTTTGAGCATGGACTTGGTCTTTTTTCT TTAAGTTTGAAGTCTGGACTCTGA